In a genomic window of Gadus chalcogrammus isolate NIFS_2021 chromosome 17, NIFS_Gcha_1.0, whole genome shotgun sequence:
- the LOC130370250 gene encoding GTPase IMAP family member 9-like has product MLNMESGATGPCPTDMGENDPEEVLKLILIGNTGFGKSASGNTILGQAGQGWPFVSICSPSSVTQVCQLGTSGYHAEEEAKSSSSRRSKRKKVVVVDMPGFGDTHWTQEQIIMEVSKSMTLTAPGPHAFLLVLKLERYTEEVKRAVDMIAEVFGEVALRNYTVVLFARGDDLGGLIEEFLSSSDDFRGLIHRCGGRYHVFNNKDQGDRQQVPELLKKVEKVVDFNGGGCYTNAMYQEVEAAKKEEKLSKSCSIN; this is encoded by the exons ATGCTCAATATGGAGTCAG GAGCAACGGGACCGTGTCCAACCGACATGGGAGAGAATGATCCAGAAGAAGTGCTGAAACTTATCCTGATTGGAAACACGGGGTTTGGGAAGAGCGCCTCAGGGAACACCATCCTTGGCCAGGCTGGCCAAGGATGGCCCTTCGTGTCCATTTGTAGCCCATCCTCCGTGACACAAGTCTGCCAGCTGGGGACCTCTGGATACCATGCTGAGGAGGAGGCGAAGAGCAGTTCAAgcaggaggagcaagaggaagaaggtggtggtggtggacatgCCAGGTTTTGGAGACACACATTGGACCCAGGAACAGATCATCATGGAGGTCAGCAAAAGCATGACCCTGACGGCCCCCGGCCCACACGCCTTCCTCCTGGTGCTCAAGCTGGAACGCTACACAGAGGAGGTGAAAAGGGCCGTGGATATGATAGCTGAGGTATTTGGTGAAGTGGCGCTCCGCAATTACACAGTGGTGCTGTTCGCCAGGGGTGATGACCTGGGGGGGCTGATAGAGGAGTTTCTGTCCAGCTCTGATGACTTCAGGGGTTTGATTCACAGGTGTGGAGGCAGGTACCACGTATTCAACAACAAGGATCAAGGTGATAGGCAGCAAGTTCCCGAGCTGCTGAAAAAGGTGGAGAAGGTTGTGGATTTCAACGGTGGAGGGTGTTATACCAACGCCATGTACCAGGAGGTAGAGGCAGCAAAGAAGGAGGAAAAGTTAAGCAAGTCCTGCAGTATCAATTAG